A region of the Lycium barbarum isolate Lr01 chromosome 1, ASM1917538v2, whole genome shotgun sequence genome:
CCCGCTTTCCATCTCTTCATCGCCTTCTTCCTCCCCATCAACAGGTAAACGCTCTACTCATATATAATCTATTCATAATCATATGTGTACGTATTTAGCTAGACACGGAGGCGGACGTAGGATTTGAAATTAAGATATGCATATTCATAAGTATACATAATTCTGTAAGCTTACGAGTTTTTACGTAATtgttgtatgtgtatatatatttagaGGAAGAGAGAAATGGCGATACTTTACGCGTTGGTAGCGAGGGGATCGGTGGTGTTGGCGGAGCAGAGCGGGACGACTACGAATGCTAGCACGATCGCGAGGCAGATATTGGAGAAAATACCAGGGAATAATGATGATTCAAACGTGTCGTATTCGCAGGATCGGTATATTTTCCATGTCAAGCGGACGGATGGACTTACTGTCCTCTGTATGGCTGATGATAGTGCTGGAAGTAAGCCTTTCGCTTTTCTGTTTTGAGAGTATTTAGTGCAGTTACATGTTAGAatttgtatttcatgtttattttgcTTCATTTTAGATGTTATGTACCTTTACAATCTAGACGGACAAATAATATTAATCTAGACAGAGACAAAAATACTAGGTGGTTTTTTACCATCTGTCCTAGCCTTGGTGGATTGAGTTATCTGGTATCCTGTGAAATTACTCGAGGTGCGTGCAAGCTAGCCAGGATACCATGGTTATCAAAAAAGATACTTATTAATCTAGACACGTTTTGCAAGTGTTTGTTTTGGTAGTTGATATGATAAAATAGGTCTCTGTTTCATGTTTTATGTCATGCCGTTTATGAATGTGGTGGAGAGTTGGAGTGCTTATATTTCCGCTATCAACCTCTTGAATCAAGAAAAATGTTCATACTTTACTGTGTAGTGTCAGAAAGACGGACGTTTTCCCAGTATTTGAATGAAATAAGGCCTGAATTGAGTGGAATGGATATAGAATTCATTAAATGGACCCTGACTGATTTGGAATTGATGATAGTTGATCGATTGATGACGCCGTGAAGTGTCAGAAAACACTTTATAGTGTTAGAAAACATAGGTTGTTGGGCGTTTTAACTTCTGATGTCTTATTTTTGATACATCGACCTTTTCATCTGGAACTTGACACCTGATCAAGCCATTTTTAATATTTTTACGATCAGAGTAGCGGTTTTGCTTGATCACAAAGGGATTGAAGTTGGGAGATGACTTCTGTTGAAAGACAACATTAGGAGAGCCTTTGTTTAGAAATGTCAATTTCATGTTGGTAGCCCAAGTCTTTATATTGTGCCCTTGAGATTTCTCTAATAGAAGAAATATCTTTTTAGTTCAGTTTCTAGTAGCCTATGGAGAAATTGTGTTTGTCATTCCTGCAAATATCATAATATGGAACCTATTCAAAGTTTCTGACCTAATATAGCACTCTTTTAGATGTTAAATTAAGGgcaatatgtatatatggatagCAACAGGGAACGGGGATAGAAAGTTATTGTACCCCATGCAGTTGTAGTCAGCAAAAATTTCCCTTAATGGATTAGGAGAAGGAATGAGATACTTCTACCTTGACGTATAGTTTTTCCTCTTTTACCCATTGGTGCTTGATTGTCTATGCATAACCTCTCCAAATATCTTTTAAATTCAAACCCAAAATGATGGAAACAATCTTGTTGACATGTGATACTCGTCAGCAGCTGATCGGACCAAGTTATAGCATCCCATTCAATCTCATAGTCATTCTGCTGTTTTCTGTGTGAAGATCTACCTTGTTCACATGTAGCTGAGTTTGCACGAAATTCTTGCAGTTGTCTTAGATAACTATAGTCTATACTTCATTGAGTGGGTGAAAGGGTATACTAAACTCACAAGGACTCACCAATCGATCCTTGGGCTTAAAGCCATTTTATAAATTACAGAAACAGAAAATTGTGAAGTGATTGTTGTTTTCTAAGCAGCCTTATGATCTTTAGTTACAGGGTCATTTCACAATATCACTGAATCATATCCCGCAACATTGGTGATTTTGCTCTTCTTGacatatatattcatattttTGTTCTGTCTTAGGGAATTTATATGTTATCCCCTACTTTAATATCTTGTACTTTGGCATCTCTTCCTTGGTTTTGTATCTTCTAGTACACCATGTAACTATACTTCAGTTAGTTGTTCGCAAAAAAAGAAAGATTTGTAGTAGTATGCAGATTTCTCCTTTCAATTTAATTCGAACATTTACAATAGTGGTATAACTCTTTATTAGAACCACAAATTTCATTTTACATTTTTGATATGTTGCCTCGGAAGATTGTCATATATTGTCGATATTTTACTATACTAAATTCCTCTGCAGGGAGAATCCCTTTCGCATTTCTTGAAGAAATCCACCAAAGATTTGTGAGGACCTATGGCCGGGCAGTTCTGTCTGCGCAAGCTTATGGTATGAATGATGAATTTTCAAGGGTCCTTAGCCAGCAAATGGAATACTACTCTAGTGATCCAAATGCAGACAGAATAAACAGGCTAAAGGGTGAAATGAGTCAGGTCAGTTACCGATGTTTAGGGAGCTTATGTTCTAGATGATGTCTCATGCAAAATCCACATTTTCTAAATCTGAAGATGCATGCGCCTTTTGATGTGATTGCCTGCCACGACTGAATTTTCTCATAATTACCTC
Encoded here:
- the LOC132643646 gene encoding vesicle-associated membrane protein 711-like codes for the protein MAILYALVARGSVVLAEQSGTTTNASTIARQILEKIPGNNDDSNVSYSQDRYIFHVKRTDGLTVLCMADDSAGRRIPFAFLEEIHQRFVRTYGRAVLSAQAYGMNDEFSRVLSQQMEYYSSDPNADRINRLKGEMSQVRNVMIENIDKVLERGDRLELLVDKTATMQGNTFRFRKQARRFRSTVWWRNVKLTVALIFLLLVIIYVVLAFACHGLTLPSCLK